The Deltaproteobacteria bacterium genome includes a window with the following:
- a CDS encoding type III pantothenate kinase codes for MLLVMDVGNTNTVIGVYNGKDLTCHWRVRTERDLTEDEFHILIRNLFSSQGEAVESISGAIISCVVPPMMNNLNSFCTKYLHQKPLWVDADTFKDMPILYDNPKEVGADRIVNAVAAFHKYPTSLVVVDFGTATTFDCISDKGAYLGGAISPGILISSEALFQQASKLPRVEIFVRPKDIIAKDTISSMNAGIIYGYAGLVDGIVNRIKEEMTPKPKVVATGGLAELMAEVAQTIEVVEPNLTLEGLRIVYDKVKDK; via the coding sequence ATGCTTTTAGTTATGGATGTAGGAAACACCAATACGGTTATCGGTGTCTACAACGGAAAAGACCTCACTTGCCACTGGCGGGTGAGAACTGAAAGGGATTTAACTGAAGATGAGTTCCACATATTGATAAGAAACCTGTTCTCGTCCCAGGGTGAAGCTGTGGAGTCCATCAGTGGGGCCATCATCTCGTGCGTCGTACCTCCTATGATGAACAACCTGAACAGCTTTTGCACAAAATATCTCCATCAGAAACCGTTGTGGGTCGATGCGGACACATTTAAGGACATGCCCATACTGTACGATAACCCCAAGGAAGTGGGGGCGGACAGGATCGTAAATGCCGTTGCGGCCTTTCACAAATACCCCACCAGCCTGGTTGTGGTTGACTTTGGCACTGCTACTACATTTGACTGTATCTCAGATAAAGGCGCTTATCTGGGTGGCGCTATCAGCCCCGGGATCTTGATCTCTTCTGAAGCCCTTTTTCAACAGGCTTCAAAGCTCCCTCGTGTGGAGATCTTTGTCAGACCAAAAGACATCATTGCCAAGGACACCATCAGCAGCATGAACGCGGGGATCATATACGGTTATGCAGGACTGGTAGACGGAATCGTTAACCGCATCAAAGAAGAGATGACGCCAAAGCCCAAAGTTGTTGCCACAGGCGGTCTGGCCGAGCTGATGGCAGAAGTGGCACAGACCATTGAAGTCGTTGAGCCTAATCTCACTCTGGAAGGACTCCGAATCGTCTACGACAAGGTCAAAGACAAGTAG
- a CDS encoding bifunctional riboflavin kinase/FAD synthetase: MELIRDLRDISKPFKNAVVTIGNFDGVHVGHQILFHQVIEKAESLGGTSVVMTFEPHPIRVINCKKHFPLITLYEQKVELIGATGIDALVCVPFTREFAATPARTFVKDVLCDKIGMKSVVVGPDYSFGKQREGNISLLKEMGSTHGFEVTIAVWVEQGPRRISSTEIRNLVREGKVEEAAKLLGRHYQVRGTVIRGKDRGARLLGFPTANLTLYDELCPKGGVYAVTVQCNESTLKGVANIGYSPTFDNGEFSVEVHILDFDQDLYDQPIRVNFVTRLRGEKKFPGPDALAAQINKDIEKAREILSSK, from the coding sequence ATGGAACTTATTAGAGATCTGCGGGATATTTCAAAACCCTTCAAGAATGCAGTTGTCACGATTGGCAACTTTGACGGCGTTCACGTGGGGCATCAAATCCTTTTCCATCAAGTCATAGAAAAAGCGGAAAGCTTGGGGGGCACCTCCGTGGTGATGACCTTTGAGCCCCATCCCATTCGGGTCATCAACTGCAAAAAACACTTTCCTCTCATAACGCTTTATGAACAAAAGGTCGAACTTATCGGTGCGACAGGCATAGACGCCTTGGTGTGCGTGCCCTTTACCCGGGAGTTTGCTGCCACACCGGCAAGGACATTTGTCAAAGATGTGTTGTGTGACAAAATAGGGATGAAGTCGGTGGTTGTTGGTCCTGATTATTCCTTTGGGAAACAGAGGGAGGGGAACATTTCATTGCTCAAGGAAATGGGCTCAACACATGGCTTTGAAGTGACTATTGCAGTGTGGGTTGAGCAAGGGCCTCGTCGCATTAGCAGCACCGAGATTCGAAACCTGGTGAGAGAGGGCAAGGTCGAAGAGGCGGCAAAACTCCTGGGACGTCATTATCAGGTACGGGGGACCGTCATCCGGGGCAAGGATCGAGGGGCAAGGCTGTTGGGGTTTCCCACGGCTAACCTGACTCTCTATGATGAACTCTGTCCAAAGGGCGGCGTTTATGCGGTAACGGTTCAATGCAATGAAAGCACATTGAAAGGTGTGGCAAATATAGGATACAGCCCCACATTTGATAATGGCGAGTTTAGCGTAGAGGTCCACATCCTTGATTTTGACCAGGATCTTTATGACCAACCCATTAGGGTGAATTTCGTCACACGCCTGCGCGGCGAAAAAAAATTTCCGGGACCTGATGCCCTGGCCGCTCAGATCAACAAGGATATTGAGAAGGCGAGGGAGATTCTGTCCAGTAAATGA
- the tnpA gene encoding IS200/IS605 family transposase, giving the protein MPESNDLPEICLECAGFDDARLHKHCDVCHEVGFPESILCDLNRSVQETADFQCHAFRPALRLVGALEKKIPGQGVSAEDTPERDSLKELFHSDKVKYERALALQKLHRDPDTILVQLKYHLVWNVSHRTAVFVPVGDFIDVVHDAFLESSEVAQGFVNLLYLAPDHVHVYVESDGERSIEKMANDIKRLSAQTILERFPSLRDTLGASINIWDEAYFVETVG; this is encoded by the coding sequence ATGCCTGAATCAAACGATCTGCCCGAAATATGCCTTGAATGTGCCGGATTCGATGATGCAAGGCTTCATAAGCACTGTGATGTCTGCCATGAGGTGGGGTTCCCAGAATCCATATTGTGTGATTTGAACCGGTCGGTTCAGGAAACCGCCGATTTTCAGTGTCACGCTTTCAGACCGGCGCTCAGACTGGTCGGGGCGCTTGAAAAGAAAATCCCCGGCCAGGGTGTGAGCGCTGAGGATACTCCTGAAAGAGATTCTTTGAAAGAGCTGTTCCATTCAGACAAAGTAAAATATGAAAGGGCCTTGGCCCTACAGAAACTGCATCGCGACCCTGATACCATCCTGGTTCAGTTGAAATACCATTTGGTTTGGAACGTGTCCCACCGAACGGCGGTGTTCGTTCCGGTCGGCGACTTTATCGATGTCGTCCATGATGCGTTTCTGGAATCAAGTGAGGTCGCCCAGGGGTTCGTGAACCTTCTTTATCTGGCTCCGGATCACGTGCATGTATACGTGGAGTCGGACGGGGAGCGTTCCATTGAGAAAATGGCAAACGATATCAAGCGACTCTCAGCACAGACCATACTCGAAAGATTTCCCTCATTACGAGACACACTTGGTGCAAGCATCAACATTTGGGATGAGGCCTACTTTGTCGAGACGGTGGGTTAG
- a CDS encoding flippase-like domain-containing protein, with amino-acid sequence MSANKKIILSLIAGLIFSGIALYVTFKNIPLQDLVGYLKIINYWWVIPAVAVGLVSFLIRVIRWQLLLSPVKETGFWSAFHPLMIGFMFNCILPARVGELARPAVFYKKQKVAFSKVLATVGAERVFDILILLFFLVIVLANVEISPTLDLTFGKYHLNKATLEIIGITTLKLSLVLIACIVLVSVRQSQRIMRRLILGLPALFFFAGDAFREKIRERLCIKLAHIFDNFTAGLSLLRSPKKTALCFVLSFLVWALSGLSYYVLSYGCPGIDISFLEMCAVMVILCFFISLPSVPGFWGLWEAGGVFGLLIFGISAKEAAGFTLANHVFQMVPVIIVGLASLIVTGVSIAQVAHNTGLGSQEKMP; translated from the coding sequence ATGTCTGCAAACAAGAAGATTATCCTATCTCTGATAGCAGGGCTGATATTCTCAGGCATAGCCCTTTATGTCACCTTCAAGAACATCCCGCTTCAAGATCTAGTGGGCTATTTGAAAATCATCAACTACTGGTGGGTCATCCCTGCCGTGGCAGTTGGATTGGTGAGTTTCCTGATCAGGGTTATCAGGTGGCAGCTTCTTCTCAGTCCGGTCAAGGAAACGGGTTTTTGGAGTGCGTTTCATCCCCTCATGATCGGCTTTATGTTCAATTGCATTCTGCCCGCACGAGTAGGAGAACTGGCCCGCCCGGCTGTTTTTTACAAGAAGCAGAAGGTCGCATTTTCCAAGGTGCTGGCAACGGTGGGCGCTGAAAGGGTCTTTGACATCCTCATACTGCTCTTTTTTCTTGTCATTGTCCTTGCAAATGTTGAAATCAGCCCAACCCTTGATCTTACCTTTGGCAAATATCACCTTAATAAAGCCACTCTTGAGATAATCGGGATAACGACTCTGAAATTGTCTCTTGTACTCATTGCATGCATTGTTCTGGTAAGTGTCAGGCAGAGTCAAAGGATCATGAGACGCTTAATCCTGGGATTGCCGGCGCTATTCTTTTTTGCCGGTGATGCCTTCAGGGAGAAAATCAGGGAAAGGCTTTGCATAAAACTTGCTCATATTTTCGATAACTTTACAGCCGGACTTAGTCTGTTGAGAAGTCCGAAAAAGACTGCTCTGTGCTTTGTTCTTTCGTTCCTGGTGTGGGCACTCTCAGGGCTTTCTTACTACGTTTTGTCGTACGGCTGTCCGGGAATTGATATCTCTTTTCTGGAGATGTGTGCGGTGATGGTCATACTCTGCTTCTTTATTTCACTTCCGTCAGTACCGGGTTTTTGGGGTCTCTGGGAAGCGGGTGGTGTGTTCGGACTCCTGATCTTTGGCATTTCAGCCAAAGAGGCCGCAGGGTTTACCCTGGCGAATCATGTTTTCCAGATGGTTCCGGTCATCATTGTGGGGCTTGCCTCATTGATTGTTACTGGAGTCAGTATAGCCCAGGTAGCCCACAATACTGGTCTTGGGTCCCAGGAGAAGATGCCCTAA
- a CDS encoding YbbR-like domain-containing protein: protein MTDTTAKRRYYAIAAPAVALMVLIGVGLLFFGRNDKVTIPLSVRFTNLPRELLVVGNVPVLEALVKGPSGLLEGPKELQLSHEIDLASAEPGRQFIKILPETIQVPQGASVLEVDPDSFTIGIERRVEKLVPVLPDLINEPVPGYVVSSVVASPSRIELSGPASMLEKISAVRTTPVNLAGLTGSAKKKVALNLRHSPYVQPTENTLVQIEIVVEEKIIEEPIITAVQGTGTNYTYEIRPDRIELILRGPEKTIKKLLQGNGIQVRVDLEGLTPGTHKRHAVIEPPLNTTLVEAKPEVFTVELHE from the coding sequence ATGACTGACACTACCGCGAAAAGGCGCTATTATGCCATTGCAGCGCCAGCTGTTGCTCTCATGGTCCTGATTGGAGTGGGCCTGCTTTTTTTCGGAAGGAACGACAAAGTCACGATCCCCTTGTCCGTGAGATTTACGAATCTTCCTCGCGAACTCCTTGTAGTGGGAAACGTTCCCGTGCTGGAGGCCCTGGTCAAGGGTCCTTCTGGGCTCCTCGAAGGCCCCAAGGAGTTGCAGTTGAGCCATGAGATTGATCTGGCCTCGGCTGAACCAGGGCGGCAATTCATCAAAATTCTGCCTGAGACGATCCAAGTACCCCAGGGCGCCTCAGTCCTTGAAGTCGATCCGGACTCTTTCACAATAGGCATAGAAAGACGCGTGGAAAAGCTGGTTCCTGTTCTCCCTGATTTGATCAATGAACCGGTTCCCGGCTATGTCGTATCTTCCGTAGTAGCATCACCTTCCAGGATCGAGCTTTCTGGACCGGCAAGCATGCTCGAAAAGATATCAGCAGTACGCACTACCCCCGTCAATCTGGCAGGATTAACGGGGTCTGCAAAAAAGAAAGTGGCTTTGAACCTGCGTCATAGCCCCTACGTTCAACCCACTGAAAATACCCTGGTTCAAATCGAAATCGTGGTTGAGGAAAAAATCATTGAAGAACCTATAATTACTGCGGTTCAGGGCACAGGCACTAATTACACGTACGAGATCAGGCCTGACCGGATCGAACTCATACTCAGAGGACCGGAAAAGACAATAAAAAAGCTGCTCCAGGGCAATGGAATCCAGGTCCGTGTGGATCTCGAGGGGCTAACACCTGGCACCCATAAACGCCACGCTGTGATCGAACCACCTCTGAACACAACGTTGGTGGAGGCCAAACCTGAGGTCTTTACTGTGGAACTACACGAATAA
- a CDS encoding NUDIX hydrolase produces MNILKTISFAESPWILPKRVIYENDQGEVLEWDYIERTSERTSVLVMPRFKESGDLIFIRQYRVIFDRYVIGFPAGVLDDDDVETCALRELEEETGYTGRVVQVSPQLTLNSALIKETACCVVVELEEDATPKEQDLEPSEKIEVHRVRRDRLDVFFEQAASRGDIIGGGPWYLLMATQYL; encoded by the coding sequence ATGAATATCTTAAAGACTATCAGCTTTGCGGAGAGTCCTTGGATCTTGCCAAAAAGGGTAATCTACGAAAATGACCAGGGAGAGGTCCTGGAATGGGACTACATTGAACGGACAAGCGAACGTACGTCGGTCCTGGTCATGCCCCGGTTCAAGGAATCCGGGGACCTTATTTTCATCAGGCAATACCGGGTCATCTTTGACCGTTATGTCATTGGCTTTCCGGCAGGGGTCTTAGATGATGACGATGTGGAGACATGTGCCCTTCGAGAGCTTGAGGAGGAGACAGGCTACACGGGAAGAGTCGTCCAGGTATCTCCTCAGTTGACCTTGAACAGCGCACTGATCAAGGAGACGGCATGCTGCGTTGTCGTGGAACTGGAGGAGGATGCCACTCCAAAAGAACAGGATCTTGAGCCCTCTGAAAAGATCGAGGTACACCGTGTGAGAAGGGATCGACTGGACGTTTTCTTTGAGCAAGCCGCTTCAAGGGGCGATATTATCGGCGGCGGGCCGTGGTATTTACTTATGGCAACTCAGTATCTGTGA
- a CDS encoding PaaI family thioesterase — MRSKMKKTFETIIRFIEEEVPFDKYLGIKVDELGPGFARLSIPFREAFIGDKRRPALHGGLISTLIDTCGGTAAWTHCSKDDRISTVDIRVDYLRPGPDDDIVAEALVQRTGNRVSVVHTRVFAARDPETIIAEGRSVYNIRRVDP, encoded by the coding sequence ATGAGGAGCAAGATGAAAAAGACATTTGAGACGATAATTAGATTCATTGAGGAAGAAGTGCCCTTTGACAAATACCTCGGCATCAAGGTTGACGAATTGGGACCGGGATTTGCGAGGCTGTCCATTCCATTTCGGGAGGCGTTTATCGGAGACAAACGCCGTCCCGCCCTGCACGGCGGCCTGATCTCCACCCTCATTGATACCTGTGGCGGGACCGCTGCATGGACCCATTGCTCCAAAGACGACCGGATTTCCACCGTAGATATACGGGTTGACTATTTAAGGCCCGGCCCGGATGACGACATCGTTGCAGAGGCCTTGGTTCAGCGTACGGGCAACCGCGTGAGTGTCGTTCACACCCGCGTCTTTGCCGCAAGAGATCCGGAAACCATTATTGCGGAAGGCCGAAGCGTCTACAATATCAGGCGAGTCGATCCATGA